In Chryseobacterium oryzae, the genomic stretch AATTATTTGGAGCTTGAAAAATGAAAGTAAAGAAATTCTAGGTTATAAATGCTATAAAGCTGAAGGTACTTTTAGAGGTAGAAATTGGATTGCTTGGTATAGTCCACAAATTGCATCTCAATTAGGTCCCTGGAAAATTGGAGGATTGCCGGGTTTGGTTTTGGAGGCTTATACCGATAAAGATGAATATAAATATACAGCTAGAAGAATTCTGACTAATAGTAATTTAACTGTTCCGCAAGGAATTATTGATTATATTAATGAAAAGAAGGGTAGTATTATACCATTCAAGGAATATATAGAAAAAGAGAATGAATTTATACAAAGTTTGAGCAGTGAACAATTATCTAGTATGCCTACCGGAACTACATTAGTAAAACAACCTTTAAGAAATGCCCAAATTGAATCTATTTTCGAATGGGAGTATTAAGAAACTTTATGTAGATTTTCTTTAAATTTAAAATACATTGAATGCATTAAATTCATTTTATTCAGAATGAAAAAAATATTTACGATAATATTTATTTTAGTTATTGCTATTATAAAATCGCAATCAAAAATAATAATTGAATATGATTATAGTTTTGCTAATATGGATAATTTAAACGCATTCATTATAGGCAGTCAAGATAATTCTTTCTTCTTTTTTTCAAATGATGCAAACGCTACTTACAAGAGTTTGAAAGACAGTAACTTTTCTTCCGTTAATCAATTTTATATTTTTAATTACAATTTAAACGAAGAAAATTTTTTTCAAAGAATTTATCTCTTACCAAAAACGAATAATGTAACTTCTAAATTAGCTGTAGAAAAAATTAAGGATTTAGATTGGAAAATAACTTCTGAAACAAAACAAATTTTGGGATATAAAGTTTTTGCAGCAACAACGCAATTCAGAGGCAGAGATTATAAAGTATGGTTTTCTAAGGATTTACCTATTAGAGTATTTCCTTGGAAACTTAAAGGTCTGCCTGGTGCAATTCTTGAATTTGTAGATAGCGAAAATTTTATAAGAGGATATGCAAAAAAAATTATATTGAATTCTGAAGAAGAATTTCCAAATAAAGTTTTAAAATTTTTCTCAAAAGATGATTTGAATTTAGCAATACCATTTAAAAAAATGGTTGAGCTTGAAAATGAAGTTTTACAAGAACATATGAATGAATCTATAGCAGCTTTACCTAAAGGTGTAAAATATGCAGTTCCTAACATACGAGAAATGATGTTAGAGAAATCTTTCGAATGGAAGCAACCTAAACCTTAGTTAGTATTAATGAAAAATAGGTGAGCGTATATCAATATGATTGGGAATATAGAATAACTTGAAAATATCATGAATATTAAGACATTTTATTTTTTTCTTCTATCAGTAATTTGTAATGCTAGTTTCTTTGGACAACAAAATACTATTGTTGAATATAACTATCAATTTTTTGATGGTGGTGAGCCAACCTCAGAAAAACAATATTTAATTATTGGAAGAGATAAGACTTTTTACTTTACTTACAATGCAACATTAGATAGTTTAAAATTCAATGAAGATTTTATTTTAAAGAAAGGTTTTAATCTAAAATTTATCAGTAATAATAGTCTCATAGAATATAAAACTTCTCTCCCACAAAAAAGAGCTCTCGTTTCAGATTCTTTACCCAATTTTAACTGGAAAATACTTAATGACACTAAAATTATTTTAGGATATAATTGTCAAAAAGCATCTATAGTATTTAGAGGTAGAAAATATGATGTGTATTTTACAAAAGATATTCCTATAGATAAGGGACCTTGGAAGTTCAATAGTTTACCAGGACTAATTTTAGAAGTTTCAGATCAAAATAAATTTTTTAAGTTTGAGGCAACCAAAATATTCCTAAACAGCAAAATACCAATACCTCCTTTATTAGAAGATTTTTTTGAGAAGTATAAAAATAACATTATTCCTTATAAAAGATTTATTGAAGAAGAAAATAAATATTTGCTATACTTACATGAAATGATAAAAGCTAATAGTGCACCAGGTGCAATTTATGATAATATAAATTTGAGAGAATATTGTATAGAAAAGACTTTCGAATGGAATTAACCTTAAAAATTTGAATAAAAATATTTTCATTATTTATTAAAAGTAAAATTTTAAATACAATATTTTTTTTAACCTTTATTGTAACAAATCATTTTTATTCATGAGATTATTAATTTCTTTAGTTTTCATTTCAAATTTATTTTTTTCACAAGAAAATAAAATAAATTTTGTTCAATATATATTAAAAACGAGTAATGGCTACAATGAGACCAATAATTTAGATGTGTTTTTGTTATTTAATGATAGTAAGAAAATTTATTTTACGCCATTTTTATATAAAGATAAGCCTTATCAGCCAATTGATTTTGAAGATTTTACAAGACAAGACTTTTCAAAAAATGTTGATGAAATTGTTAAACACGATGCAGAAGACAATATCATTTATGAAAATAAATATGATATGATTAAAAATTCTGTTTATATAACAGCTGATAAAGTCAATTTTAATTGGAGTTTAAAAAATAATTTTAAAACTATTTTGGGATACAAAAGCCAACAGGCTCAAACAGAATTCAGAGGAAGAATTTGGACAGTTTGGTTTACAGATAAAATTCCTACACAATTTGGACCCTGGAAGTTTTATGGTTTACCTGGTTTAATCTTGGAAGCAAGAGATAATTTAGGATTATTTGAATATTCTGCAAATAAAATAATACTTAATTCTGATTATCAATTCAGTAAAGTTATTGAAAACTTTTTTGCTTATAAAGATAGAGCAATTGAGTATAAGAATTTTGTGGAGATTGAAAACAAAAATATAAAGACTCTTAATGAACAAATTAGGTCATCCTTTCCTAGAGGAACCGTTTTTTTAGATGATAATGAACCATTGAGAAAACTAAAATACGAATTGTCCTTTGAATGGGAAAAAGAACCTAAAAAACCTTAATGAATACTTGTGCTTGCTTTTTCTATATTATTCTTAAAAATTTCTGTGCAAACAGATGTTAAAGCTTTTCCGAAAATGAAAAAGTAGATTCACAAAATAATAGGTTTGCGAAATTTTTGTTTATTTTATATTTTTCATTAGATAATCGCAATAAAAAACAATTTAACATAATATTATATTTAAAAAAATCAAAATTACTATTGTGTAATTTATTTTCATTTTTTTGCTTTGTAATGTCAAAACAAAGTGTACAAATGTTTAAACACAAATTAATTTAACTTTAAAAATTTTAGAATGAAAAAAAATATTAAAGGACTGTTTTTATCAACAGGATTTATCTCGGTTTTATTCGCTGAGAAAGAAGTAATAGAATTATCATTAAAAATTATTAGATTTTGAAAAAGTTCTTCAAAGTATTATTCCTATTTTTATCAACACTATTCATTACAGCCCAAAATAACAGAAATACTTTGGTAGTTCAGTACGAATCCAAATTAATGGGAAATGAAATGTATTCAATTATGGTTGGTATAGAATCTAGAACAATTTTTTTCTATTCTAATGTAAAAGATGATATAAAAAATATATTTACTAATAATAAATTAGATATCAATCCCTATTTTGTATTTATTAATAATGGACAAGAGAATGTAATTTATAAATCTTTTAGTTTTTCTTCTCGAGAATATTATAAAAAAGGTGGATTGAGTATAGACAATTATCCTAAGATGATTTGGAAGATTTCAACTGAAACCAAAAATATTTTAGGATTTAAATGTCAAAAAGCTAATACTTCTTTCAGGGGAAGAGATTATACTGTTTGGTTTACCACAGAAATACCCGGGAATTATTTTCCTTGGAAATTTGAAGGATTACCTGGTGTAATTTTAAGTTTTTCTGATAAAGAAAAACTTTTTACATCTGAGGCAATTTCTGTAATTCAAAATAAAAATCCTTCGGTTGAATTTGAGGAAAAAATTGATAAATATTTTTCAACATATAAAAATTCTGCTATAAAATATCAGAAAGATATAGAAAATGAAGATAAATGGTTGTTAGAAAGAAGAAGCGAACGTAATGCTAGTTCTCCATTAGGCACAAATATTATTAAGTCTCATATAAGAGAATTAGATTTTGAAAAGGAATTCGAATGGGAAAAAGAACCTAAAAAGCAATAATGAAGAGCTGTCTTATTTTTTATATTATTCTTAAAAATTTCTGTACAAACAAAGGTTAAAGTATTTAGTATCTGAAAATAAAAAATAGATTCATAAGATGATATTTTTGCAAAATTTCTGTTATTTTTGTGTTTTTTATTAGATAATAGCAAAAAAAACCTATTTAACATAATATTATGCTTAAAAAAAATCAAAATTACTATTGTGTAATTTATTTTTTTTTTTTGCTTTGTAATGTTGAAACAAAGTGCAAAAATGATTTAAACACAAATTTATTTAACTTTAAAAATTTATTAGAATGAAAAAAAATATCATAGGACTGTTTTTAACAGAAGGAATTTCAGGAATTGTTTTGTTGTACCAGTTGATAAAGAGCAATCAAACAATTGCAAGCTTCTGTTGATGTTAACCCGTAATAAAAAAATGTGAAAACATACTTTTTCTTTTTTATATTACTTATTTCATTTCTAAAGGCACAAAATCATACTTCAACTTTAGTTGTTCAATATGATCGATGCTAATGAGAAATTCTATTTATTCCACTTTAGTTGGTGATGAATCAAAATCTATTTTCTTTTATTCTAAAATAACTGAGAATCAAAAAGAAAATGTCTTTAGAAATGAAAAAATTGATATTAATCCATATTTTGAATTCTCTTCAAAAAAAATGTATAAATCACTCTCATATGCCGCTAAGTTAAAATTAGGCAAAGGTGGTTTTAGCGAAGATGTATATCCAGAAATGCAATGGGATTTAAAAAATGATACAAAAGACATATTAGGATATAAATGCAGAAATGCTACCACTAATTTTAGAGGAAGAGAATATGAGGTTTGGTTTACTACAGAAATACCTGGAAATTATTTTCCATGGAAGTTTTCAGGACTTCCCGGCCTAATATTAAGCTATTCTGATAAAGAAAAAACTTTTTCAGGAACAGCAATTTCGATAGTACAGAATAAAATGGTTTCAAAAATTTTTAATGAACGAATAGATAAATTTTATTTACAATTTAAATCATCTGCCATTCCATATAAGGAAGAAATTTCTTATGATAATAATTGGCTTAATGAAAGAAAAAGAGAAGAAATATCAAGCATGCCATTA encodes the following:
- a CDS encoding GLPGLI family protein, which codes for MRNSIYSTLVGDESKSIFFYSKITENQKENVFRNEKIDINPYFEFSSKKMYKSLSYAAKLKLGKGGFSEDVYPEMQWDLKNDTKDILGYKCRNATTNFRGREYEVWFTTEIPGNYFPWKFSGLPGLILSYSDKEKTFSGTAISIVQNKMVSKIFNERIDKFYLQFKSSAIPYKEEISYDNNWLNERKREEISSMPLNTNYTDVPIRSLLPEISFEWEKEPKKP
- a CDS encoding GLPGLI family protein; this encodes MRLLISLVFISNLFFSQENKINFVQYILKTSNGYNETNNLDVFLLFNDSKKIYFTPFLYKDKPYQPIDFEDFTRQDFSKNVDEIVKHDAEDNIIYENKYDMIKNSVYITADKVNFNWSLKNNFKTILGYKSQQAQTEFRGRIWTVWFTDKIPTQFGPWKFYGLPGLILEARDNLGLFEYSANKIILNSDYQFSKVIENFFAYKDRAIEYKNFVEIENKNIKTLNEQIRSSFPRGTVFLDDNEPLRKLKYELSFEWEKEPKKP
- a CDS encoding GLPGLI family protein, with product MKKFFKVLFLFLSTLFITAQNNRNTLVVQYESKLMGNEMYSIMVGIESRTIFFYSNVKDDIKNIFTNNKLDINPYFVFINNGQENVIYKSFSFSSREYYKKGGLSIDNYPKMIWKISTETKNILGFKCQKANTSFRGRDYTVWFTTEIPGNYFPWKFEGLPGVILSFSDKEKLFTSEAISVIQNKNPSVEFEEKIDKYFSTYKNSAIKYQKDIENEDKWLLERRSERNASSPLGTNIIKSHIRELDFEKEFEWEKEPKKQ
- a CDS encoding GLPGLI family protein, which gives rise to MAYNNSVMKKFLLTLFVVLFSYVIGQNKSIVVEYNYFPGQYEEEASNNYLFLNENHNIFFLYGTAGTELKFENIENDFKKSRIGSIIDHISDNKLLFTGYMTGSKRYLTEDNLPKIIWSLKNESKEILGYKCYKAEGTFRGRNWIAWYSPQIASQLGPWKIGGLPGLVLEAYTDKDEYKYTARRILTNSNLTVPQGIIDYINEKKGSIIPFKEYIEKENEFIQSLSSEQLSSMPTGTTLVKQPLRNAQIESIFEWEY
- a CDS encoding GLPGLI family protein encodes the protein MNIKTFYFFLLSVICNASFFGQQNTIVEYNYQFFDGGEPTSEKQYLIIGRDKTFYFTYNATLDSLKFNEDFILKKGFNLKFISNNSLIEYKTSLPQKRALVSDSLPNFNWKILNDTKIILGYNCQKASIVFRGRKYDVYFTKDIPIDKGPWKFNSLPGLILEVSDQNKFFKFEATKIFLNSKIPIPPLLEDFFEKYKNNIIPYKRFIEEENKYLLYLHEMIKANSAPGAIYDNINLREYCIEKTFEWN
- a CDS encoding GLPGLI family protein; this translates as MKKIFTIIFILVIAIIKSQSKIIIEYDYSFANMDNLNAFIIGSQDNSFFFFSNDANATYKSLKDSNFSSVNQFYIFNYNLNEENFFQRIYLLPKTNNVTSKLAVEKIKDLDWKITSETKQILGYKVFAATTQFRGRDYKVWFSKDLPIRVFPWKLKGLPGAILEFVDSENFIRGYAKKIILNSEEEFPNKVLKFFSKDDLNLAIPFKKMVELENEVLQEHMNESIAALPKGVKYAVPNIREMMLEKSFEWKQPKP